From one uncultured Methanoregula sp. genomic stretch:
- the mtrB gene encoding tetrahydromethanopterin S-methyltransferase subunit B translates to MAYIQVLPEFGLVADPMLGIITSAGESLSPVIEKVAVLEATSDDLVNMLSGEGNLLASFPGRDNGLAIGGTINSFWYGIAIGLLIAGVIAFQLIKVH, encoded by the coding sequence ATGGCATACATTCAGGTACTCCCCGAGTTCGGCCTTGTGGCTGACCCCATGCTCGGTATCATTACCTCTGCCGGAGAATCCCTCTCACCCGTGATTGAGAAGGTCGCAGTCCTTGAGGCAACCAGCGACGACCTCGTCAACATGCTCTCAGGAGAAGGCAACCTGCTCGCATCATTCCCGGGCAGGGATAACGGTCTTGCAATCGGTGGAACAATCAACTCGTTCTGGTACGGGATTGCGATCGGACTACTCATTGCAGGAGTCATTGCATTCCAGCTGATCAAGGTGCACTAA